From one Acidimicrobiales bacterium genomic stretch:
- a CDS encoding YlxR family protein codes for MGPSRRLAPRRRRRGGARRAGGGRDRSGRAGCRRRSAVVAGRAPLRTCVGCRRRRPADELVRVSSPAPGTLVVGRGQPGRGAWLCTGSPACLEGALRGGALARALRVPLPEDAAARLAQALT; via the coding sequence GTGGGTCCAAGCCGGCGGCTCGCCCCGCGCCGGCGACGCCGGGGAGGCGCCCGCCGAGCCGGCGGCGGCCGAGACCGAAGCGGTCGTGCCGGGTGCCGACGAAGGAGCGCCGTCGTAGCCGGCCGGGCACCGCTGCGCACCTGCGTCGGCTGCCGGCGGCGCCGGCCGGCGGACGAGCTCGTGCGCGTCTCGTCCCCCGCGCCCGGTACCCTCGTGGTCGGGCGGGGCCAGCCGGGCCGGGGCGCCTGGCTGTGCACCGGCTCGCCCGCGTGCCTCGAGGGGGCCCTGCGCGGCGGCGCGCTCGCCCGCGCCCTGCGCGTGCCGCTGCCCGAGGACGCGGCGGCACGCCTCGCCCAGGCGCTCACGTAG
- the rpe gene encoding ribulose-phosphate 3-epimerase, whose translation MARLAFLGAPLAAATVLRALAAAGHDVVLAVTGPDRRRSRRGAPAPSPVKAAALELGIPVSEEVADVAGAGAELGVVVAFGQLIRAEVLEALPMLNVHFSLLPRWRGAAPVERAILAGDVETGVSIMRVTPELDAGPLYAQRAVAIGPEETAEELTGRLAELGASLLVELLAPGIARLGTPHPQQGEPTYARKLRPEELELDFTRPALECARLVRVGRAWTTLDGRRLLVRRARAQAAPSPGGEPGTLLGSAVVTGEGLLELLEVQLEGRRPQPFEDFARGARLGPRTRLGRGGDAAAAVPASVRAVLESGEIRVAPSLLSADFGRLAEAMRAVAPATDWLHLDVMDGHFVPNLTIGPPVVASLRRHSGAFFDCHLMMTNPGEYLEAFRDAGADLVTVHVEVGDTAELAASARRLGLRVGLACNPDTPFAAVEPYLERIDLLLVMTVFPGFGGQPFMAEVLAKVAEARAAIDRRGLPVVLEVDGGIDERTAALAARAGARVLVAGSAVFRDGRPAEAVAAIGAAAAGALGPVAGRPPAAR comes from the coding sequence CTGGCTCGCCTCGCCTTCCTCGGCGCACCGCTCGCCGCCGCGACGGTGCTGCGGGCGCTCGCCGCGGCCGGCCACGACGTGGTCCTCGCCGTGACCGGGCCGGATCGGCGTCGCAGCCGCCGCGGCGCGCCGGCGCCGAGCCCGGTGAAGGCCGCCGCCCTCGAGCTCGGCATCCCGGTGAGCGAGGAGGTCGCCGACGTGGCCGGCGCCGGCGCCGAGCTCGGCGTCGTCGTCGCCTTCGGCCAGCTCATCCGCGCCGAGGTGCTCGAGGCGCTCCCGATGCTGAACGTCCACTTCTCCCTCCTGCCGCGCTGGCGGGGCGCGGCGCCCGTGGAGCGGGCGATCCTCGCCGGCGACGTGGAGACCGGCGTCTCGATCATGCGCGTCACGCCAGAGCTCGACGCTGGCCCCCTCTACGCCCAGCGCGCCGTCGCGATCGGCCCCGAGGAGACGGCCGAGGAGCTCACCGGCCGCCTCGCCGAGCTCGGCGCGTCCCTCCTCGTCGAGCTGCTCGCCCCGGGGATCGCGCGCCTCGGCACCCCGCACCCCCAGCAGGGCGAGCCGACCTACGCCCGCAAGCTGCGGCCCGAGGAGCTCGAGCTCGACTTCACGCGACCCGCGCTCGAGTGCGCCCGGCTCGTGCGCGTCGGGCGCGCCTGGACGACGCTCGACGGTCGGCGGCTCCTCGTCCGGCGGGCGCGTGCGCAGGCCGCGCCGTCGCCCGGGGGCGAGCCCGGGACCCTGCTCGGGAGCGCGGTCGTGACCGGCGAGGGGCTGCTCGAGCTCCTCGAGGTCCAGCTCGAGGGCCGGCGGCCGCAGCCGTTCGAGGACTTCGCGCGCGGCGCGCGCCTCGGCCCGAGGACACGCCTCGGTAGGGGAGGGGACGCTGCGGCGGCCGTCCCCGCTAGCGTGCGCGCCGTGCTCGAGTCCGGGGAGATCCGCGTCGCCCCGTCGTTGCTGTCTGCCGACTTCGGGCGGCTCGCCGAGGCGATGCGCGCCGTCGCGCCGGCGACGGACTGGCTCCACCTCGACGTGATGGACGGCCACTTCGTGCCGAATCTCACGATTGGCCCGCCCGTCGTGGCGTCGCTGCGCCGGCACAGCGGCGCCTTCTTCGACTGCCACCTCATGATGACGAACCCGGGCGAGTACCTCGAGGCGTTCCGCGACGCGGGCGCCGATCTCGTCACCGTGCACGTCGAGGTGGGCGACACGGCCGAGCTCGCGGCGAGCGCCCGCCGGCTCGGGCTTCGCGTCGGGCTGGCGTGCAATCCGGACACGCCCTTCGCCGCGGTCGAGCCGTACCTCGAGCGCATCGACCTGCTCCTCGTCATGACGGTCTTCCCCGGCTTCGGCGGCCAGCCCTTCATGGCCGAGGTGCTCGCCAAGGTGGCCGAGGCACGCGCCGCGATCGACCGGCGCGGCCTGCCCGTCGTCCTGGAGGTCGACGGCGGGATCGACGAGCGCACCGCCGCGCTCGCCGCGAGGGCCGGCGCCCGCGTCCTCGTCGCGGGGAGCGCCGTCTTCCGCGACGGACGGCCCGCCGAGGCGGTGGCGGCGATCGGCGCGGCGGCGGCGGGGGCGCTCGGGCCCGTCGCGGGCCGGCCGCCCGCCGCCCGCTAG
- the truB gene encoding tRNA pseudouridine(55) synthase TruB: MAHRRAGAADPDGVVVVDKPGGWTSHDVVARARSRLGCRRAGHAGTLDPGATGVLVVGVGRATRLLRFASALEKSYTGELVLGVATSTLDATGEVVATYDMAGVTPAEVAEAAARLTGQLLQVPPMVSALKVGGRRLYSLARAGIEVERQPRRVHVARFAVAAADEPGVYAFEVTCSSGTYVRSLVADLGASLGGGAHLRCLRRVAVGRFTLEGAVALEDLSAAHLEPPSALVAHLPALAVDDDVAGALRHGRVLERRALKAVGDGPWALYGPEGGLLAVYERLGRDRAKPAVVLAGPAGPAAGAGSLGRPWT, translated from the coding sequence GTGGCGCACCGGCGCGCCGGCGCGGCCGACCCCGACGGCGTCGTCGTCGTCGACAAGCCCGGGGGGTGGACGTCGCACGACGTCGTGGCGCGTGCGCGCAGCCGGCTCGGGTGCCGGCGCGCCGGGCACGCCGGCACCCTCGACCCGGGCGCGACGGGGGTGCTCGTCGTCGGCGTGGGGCGCGCGACGCGCCTCTTGCGCTTCGCCAGTGCGCTCGAGAAGTCCTACACCGGCGAGCTCGTCCTCGGCGTCGCGACCTCGACGCTCGACGCGACCGGCGAGGTCGTCGCCACCTACGACATGGCCGGCGTCACGCCGGCCGAGGTCGCCGAGGCGGCGGCGCGCCTCACGGGCCAGCTCCTCCAGGTGCCCCCGATGGTGTCGGCGCTCAAGGTGGGCGGGCGGCGCCTCTACTCCCTCGCCCGTGCCGGCATCGAGGTGGAGCGCCAGCCCCGCCGCGTGCACGTCGCCCGCTTCGCCGTGGCAGCGGCAGACGAGCCGGGCGTCTACGCCTTCGAGGTCACCTGCTCGTCGGGTACCTACGTGCGCTCCCTCGTCGCGGACCTCGGCGCGTCGCTCGGGGGTGGGGCCCACCTCCGCTGCCTGCGGCGCGTCGCCGTCGGCCGCTTCACCCTCGAGGGCGCCGTCGCCCTCGAGGACCTCTCGGCCGCCCACCTGGAGCCGCCGTCCGCCCTCGTCGCCCACCTCCCGGCCCTCGCCGTCGACGACGACGTGGCCGGCGCGCTCCGCCACGGGCGCGTCCTCGAGCGGCGCGCCCTCAAGGCCGTGGGGGACGGCCCCTGGGCGCTCTACGGCCCCGAGGGGGGGCTCCTCGCCGTCTACGAGCGCCTCGGGCGCGACCGCGCCAAGCCGGCCGTCGTCCTGGCGGGGCCGGCCGGTCCTGCGGCCGGCGCGGGTAGTCTCGGGCGGCCATGGACGTGA
- the def gene encoding peptide deformylase codes for MATYPIRQYGDPVLRERAVEVAAIDGSLVRLVEDMIETMHAAPGVGLAAPQVGVQRRLFVYDVGSGPAAVINPEIVEARGEWTYEEGCLSIPGLSWPVVRPKEVHLRGVGLDGEPLDIEADELLARCFQHEVDHLDGVLVVERLDPDQRRQARAILRQRALAASGALAASAGS; via the coding sequence GTGGCCACCTACCCAATCCGCCAGTACGGCGACCCGGTGCTGCGCGAGCGAGCGGTGGAGGTCGCTGCGATCGACGGCTCGCTCGTGCGTCTCGTCGAGGACATGATCGAGACGATGCACGCGGCGCCGGGCGTGGGCCTCGCCGCGCCCCAGGTCGGCGTGCAGCGCCGCCTGTTCGTCTACGACGTGGGCAGCGGGCCCGCCGCGGTCATCAACCCCGAGATCGTCGAGGCCCGCGGCGAGTGGACCTACGAGGAGGGCTGCCTGTCGATCCCCGGCCTGTCCTGGCCGGTCGTGCGCCCGAAGGAGGTGCACCTGCGTGGCGTCGGCCTCGACGGCGAGCCACTCGACATCGAGGCCGACGAGCTGCTGGCCCGCTGCTTCCAGCACGAGGTGGACCACCTCGACGGGGTGCTCGTCGTCGAGCGGCTCGACCCGGACCAGCGCCGGCAGGCTCGGGCGATCCTGCGCCAGCGAGCCCTCGCCGCCAGCGGCGCGCTGGCCGCGAGCGCCGGGTCCTAG
- the infB gene encoding translation initiation factor IF-2, with product MAKKIRVYELARELGLTNKEALDLCLELGIGVKSHSSSIEDAQGDRVRRRAERDGLIRKTPPVEEPAPRAVSEPAGASRQPEPPTAGVRPPAEVPPAEHRVVRSRPASELAEHARTIAQRGAAPPTRPAVPGRPGPGESGRPPAPRPGPTPESGPPPARRPLLSTSGKPIPPPPGGPPRSPSGRPIPPPPGLGGRGPVAGGRFGAPAGGGRPGFGGRPAAGTGRPGFGGGRPGFGGRPAGGRALGVGGPPPGGRGGLAGRGRPPQRRAKRRRRVTEELEPIQVATYTPSNAPVPEGEVIIERGCTPQELGPKLNRSAGDVIRFLFLQGEVVTATQSLTDDMIELFAAELGARIKLVDPGEEQEAALQARYFAEDEEEVDPATLRPRPPVVTVMGHVDHGKTLLLDRIRQTNVAAGEAGGITQHIGAYQVERDGHVITFIDTPGHEAFTAMRARGAQVTDIVVLVVAADDGVMPQTIEAINHARAADVPIVVALNKIDREDADPTRVLQQLSEQGLVPEAWGGDTITVEVSALQGIGIDDLLDHLAALAEVLELKASPEGRARATVLEANLDVGRGPVASVIVRSGTLRVGDPIVAGSAWGRVKALIDDRGDQVKEAVPSMPVEVLGLSSPPTAGDELRVTTDLSVARTIAEARAQRARTAGYGQAPSAPGAGARLEDLFEQIQRGESATLTLVLKADVQGSLEAVTESLRRLEREEVKIAFVHRGVGGITEGDVQLAAASNATIIGFNVRPGRGVRELAEAHDVEIRTYEIIYKLIEDIEAAMVGMLAPEYEEVVTGEAEVREVFRVPRVGAVAGCYVRSGTIARGSKVRFLRDGVVIWKGTIASLRRFKEDVREVAAGFECGVGLSDFQDLHQGDLIETYEEREVPRT from the coding sequence TTGGCGAAGAAGATCCGGGTCTACGAGCTCGCCCGCGAGCTCGGGCTCACGAACAAGGAAGCGCTCGACCTGTGCCTCGAGCTCGGGATCGGGGTGAAGAGCCACTCCTCCTCGATCGAGGACGCGCAGGGCGACCGCGTGCGCCGGCGCGCCGAGCGCGACGGGCTCATCCGCAAGACGCCTCCGGTGGAGGAGCCGGCCCCCCGAGCCGTCTCCGAGCCTGCCGGCGCGTCCCGCCAGCCCGAGCCGCCGACGGCCGGCGTGAGACCGCCGGCCGAGGTGCCGCCGGCGGAGCACCGCGTCGTGCGCAGCCGGCCGGCCAGCGAGCTCGCCGAGCACGCGCGCACGATCGCCCAGCGCGGCGCCGCGCCACCGACGCGTCCCGCGGTCCCGGGGCGACCCGGACCGGGCGAGTCCGGTCGGCCGCCGGCGCCGCGCCCGGGCCCCACGCCCGAGTCGGGCCCCCCGCCAGCGCGTCGTCCGCTGCTCAGCACCTCTGGCAAGCCGATCCCACCGCCTCCGGGCGGCCCGCCCCGGTCGCCCTCTGGGCGCCCGATCCCTCCCCCGCCAGGTCTCGGGGGCCGCGGGCCCGTCGCCGGCGGGCGCTTCGGCGCGCCGGCCGGCGGAGGCCGGCCCGGCTTCGGCGGCCGGCCCGCCGCCGGGACGGGTCGCCCCGGCTTCGGCGGGGGCCGGCCCGGCTTCGGCGGCCGGCCCGCGGGTGGGCGCGCGCTCGGCGTCGGGGGCCCGCCCCCGGGCGGGCGGGGCGGACTGGCAGGTCGCGGCCGCCCGCCGCAGCGACGGGCCAAGCGCCGGCGCCGCGTCACCGAGGAGCTCGAGCCGATCCAGGTCGCGACCTACACGCCCTCGAACGCCCCGGTGCCCGAGGGCGAGGTGATCATCGAGCGCGGCTGCACGCCCCAGGAGCTCGGGCCGAAGCTGAACCGTTCGGCCGGCGACGTCATCCGCTTCCTCTTCCTCCAGGGGGAGGTGGTGACTGCTACCCAGTCGCTCACCGACGACATGATCGAGCTGTTCGCGGCCGAGCTCGGCGCGCGCATCAAGCTCGTCGACCCGGGCGAGGAGCAGGAGGCCGCCCTCCAGGCGCGCTACTTCGCCGAGGACGAGGAGGAGGTCGACCCGGCGACGCTGCGTCCGCGCCCGCCGGTCGTCACCGTGATGGGGCACGTCGACCACGGCAAGACCCTGCTGCTCGACCGCATCCGGCAGACGAACGTCGCGGCCGGCGAGGCGGGAGGGATCACCCAGCACATCGGCGCCTACCAGGTCGAGCGCGACGGCCACGTGATCACCTTCATCGACACGCCAGGCCACGAGGCCTTCACGGCGATGCGGGCGCGCGGGGCGCAGGTGACCGACATCGTGGTCCTCGTCGTCGCCGCCGACGACGGCGTCATGCCCCAGACGATCGAGGCAATCAACCACGCCCGGGCCGCCGACGTGCCGATCGTGGTCGCGCTGAACAAGATCGACCGCGAGGACGCCGATCCGACCCGCGTCCTGCAGCAGCTCTCCGAGCAGGGCCTCGTCCCGGAGGCCTGGGGCGGCGACACGATCACGGTCGAGGTCTCCGCCCTCCAGGGCATCGGCATCGACGACCTGCTCGACCACCTCGCGGCCCTCGCGGAGGTTCTCGAGCTCAAGGCGAGCCCGGAGGGCCGTGCCCGCGCCACGGTGCTCGAGGCGAACCTCGACGTCGGTCGGGGGCCCGTGGCGAGCGTCATCGTGCGCTCGGGGACGCTGCGCGTCGGCGATCCGATCGTGGCGGGCTCGGCCTGGGGGCGGGTCAAGGCGCTCATCGACGACCGCGGCGACCAGGTGAAGGAGGCCGTGCCGTCGATGCCGGTGGAGGTCCTCGGCCTGTCGAGCCCGCCGACCGCCGGCGACGAGCTGCGCGTCACGACGGACCTCTCGGTGGCCCGGACGATCGCCGAGGCCCGCGCCCAGCGGGCGCGCACCGCCGGCTACGGCCAGGCGCCGAGCGCGCCCGGCGCCGGCGCGCGCCTCGAGGACCTCTTCGAGCAGATCCAGCGCGGCGAGAGCGCGACGCTCACCCTCGTCCTCAAGGCGGACGTCCAGGGGTCGCTCGAGGCCGTCACCGAGAGCCTGCGCCGGCTCGAGCGCGAGGAGGTGAAGATCGCCTTCGTCCACCGTGGCGTCGGCGGGATCACCGAGGGCGACGTGCAGCTCGCAGCGGCCTCGAACGCGACGATCATCGGCTTCAACGTCCGCCCCGGCCGGGGCGTGCGGGAGCTCGCGGAGGCGCACGACGTCGAGATCCGCACCTACGAGATCATCTACAAGCTGATCGAGGACATCGAGGCGGCGATGGTCGGCATGCTCGCCCCCGAGTACGAGGAGGTCGTCACGGGCGAGGCCGAGGTCCGCGAGGTCTTCCGGGTGCCGCGCGTCGGCGCCGTGGCGGGCTGCTACGTGCGCAGCGGGACGATCGCCCGGGGCTCGAAGGTACGCTTCCTGCGCGACGGCGTCGTCATCTGGAAGGGCACGATCGCCTCGCTGCGGCGCTTCAAGGAGGACGTGCGGGAGGTGGCGGCCGGGTTCGAGTGCGGCGTCGGCCTCTCGGACTTCCAGGACCTCCATCAGGGCGACCTCATCGAGACCTACGAGGAGCGCGAGGTTCCGAGGACCTGA
- the hisG gene encoding ATP phosphoribosyltransferase, which translates to MLRLVLPKGSLERATLDLFAAADLAVQRGSEVDYRGSIDDPRVEEVRILRPQEIPLYVAEGLFDLGITGRDWIEETGAEVVSLGRLAYSKNTSRPIRVVLAVGETSPVHAVGDLPEGARVATEYPRLTARYLAEHGVKADIALSYGATEAKVPEIADAVVEITETGRALRAAGLRVVATILESYTELIANPASAADPAKMHAMGQLHTLLSGALEARAKVLVKLNVAAEQLESVIAVLPAMKAPTVSELFGSRGYALEAVVAKSSINTLIPALKDRGATDILELPLLKIVH; encoded by the coding sequence GTGCTCCGCCTCGTCCTCCCCAAGGGCTCGCTCGAGCGGGCCACCCTCGACCTGTTCGCCGCGGCCGACCTCGCCGTCCAGCGAGGGTCGGAGGTCGACTACCGGGGCTCGATCGACGACCCGCGCGTCGAGGAGGTGCGCATCCTGCGGCCCCAGGAGATCCCGCTGTACGTGGCGGAGGGGCTCTTCGACCTCGGCATCACCGGGCGCGACTGGATCGAGGAGACCGGGGCAGAGGTCGTCTCGCTCGGCCGGCTGGCGTACTCGAAGAACACGAGCCGCCCGATCCGCGTCGTGCTCGCCGTCGGCGAGACGTCGCCGGTGCACGCCGTCGGCGACCTGCCCGAGGGGGCGCGGGTGGCCACCGAGTACCCTCGGCTCACCGCCCGCTACCTCGCCGAGCACGGGGTGAAGGCGGACATCGCCCTCTCCTACGGTGCCACGGAGGCCAAGGTCCCCGAGATCGCCGACGCCGTCGTCGAGATCACGGAGACGGGCCGGGCGCTGCGCGCCGCGGGGCTACGGGTGGTGGCGACCATCCTCGAGTCCTACACGGAGCTCATCGCCAACCCCGCGTCCGCCGCCGACCCGGCGAAGATGCACGCCATGGGCCAGCTGCACACCCTGCTCAGCGGGGCCCTCGAGGCGCGCGCGAAGGTGCTCGTCAAGCTGAACGTCGCCGCCGAGCAGCTCGAGTCGGTCATCGCCGTGCTCCCGGCGATGAAGGCTCCCACGGTCTCCGAGCTGTTCGGGTCGCGCGGCTACGCCCTCGAGGCCGTCGTCGCGAAGTCCTCCATCAACACCCTCATCCCGGCGCTCAAGGACCGCGGGGCGACCGACATCCTCGAGCTGCCGCTGCTCAAGATCGTCCATTGA
- a CDS encoding ribosome-binding factor A produces MNALLHEVVAEELERRADSDERLRLLTVTGVACEPDLRHAAVYLASIPPASAEALALCRRALQQAIGRQLRLRRVPVLEFRVDPAIVAGERVDAALRRVHRREAGG; encoded by the coding sequence GTGAACGCGCTCTTGCACGAGGTCGTGGCCGAGGAGCTCGAGCGGCGGGCCGACAGCGACGAGCGGCTCCGGCTGCTCACCGTGACCGGCGTGGCCTGCGAGCCGGACCTGCGTCACGCCGCCGTCTACCTTGCCTCCATCCCGCCGGCGTCGGCCGAGGCCCTCGCGCTGTGCCGGCGCGCCCTCCAGCAGGCGATCGGCCGGCAGCTGCGCCTGCGGCGCGTGCCCGTGCTCGAGTTCAGGGTCGACCCGGCGATCGTCGCCGGCGAGCGCGTCGACGCCGCGCTGCGCCGCGTGCACCGGCGCGAGGCGGGCGGGTAG
- a CDS encoding zinc-binding dehydrogenase produces the protein MRGVVMHAPGEVEVVERPDPRILEPTDAIISLPATCICGSDLWPWRGADEVVDPMPMGHEYAGVVEEVGRDVETVRVGDFVVGSFFASDNTCEICRAGYQSRCRRSYLMAAEGTQATLARVPMADGTLVATPGPPDAELVPSLLAASDVLGTAWFGALAAEVAPGKVVAVVGDGAVGLLAVLAARCLGAERIIAMSRHERRQRLALEFGATDVVEARGDEGVARVRDLTGGYGAHSVIEAVGTQEAMRQAIGAVRAGGHVGFVGVPHGVSLSGAQLFSSAVHLHGGPAPVRRLLPELIQRIYDRSLEPGKVFDLELPLERAADGYRAMDERRAIKVLLRP, from the coding sequence GTGCGTGGCGTCGTGATGCATGCGCCGGGCGAGGTGGAGGTCGTCGAGCGGCCCGATCCGAGGATCCTCGAGCCGACCGACGCGATCATCAGCCTGCCGGCCACCTGCATCTGCGGCTCGGACCTGTGGCCGTGGCGGGGCGCCGACGAGGTGGTGGACCCGATGCCGATGGGGCACGAGTACGCCGGCGTCGTGGAGGAGGTGGGCCGGGACGTCGAGACCGTGCGTGTCGGCGACTTCGTCGTCGGGTCGTTCTTCGCCTCGGACAACACCTGCGAGATCTGCCGGGCCGGCTACCAGTCGCGCTGCCGGCGCTCCTACCTGATGGCGGCCGAGGGCACGCAGGCCACCCTGGCGCGGGTGCCGATGGCCGACGGGACGCTCGTGGCCACCCCGGGACCGCCCGACGCCGAGCTCGTCCCGTCGCTGCTCGCGGCCTCCGACGTGCTCGGCACGGCGTGGTTCGGCGCGCTGGCCGCCGAGGTCGCGCCGGGCAAGGTCGTCGCCGTCGTCGGGGACGGCGCCGTCGGGCTGCTCGCCGTCCTCGCCGCGCGCTGCCTGGGGGCGGAGCGGATCATCGCCATGAGCCGGCACGAGCGGCGCCAGCGACTCGCGCTCGAGTTCGGCGCGACCGACGTCGTCGAGGCGCGGGGCGACGAGGGTGTCGCCAGGGTGCGGGACCTCACCGGCGGCTACGGGGCCCACAGCGTCATCGAGGCCGTGGGCACCCAGGAGGCCATGCGCCAGGCGATCGGGGCGGTTCGCGCCGGCGGGCACGTCGGCTTCGTCGGCGTCCCGCACGGCGTCTCGCTGAGCGGGGCACAGCTGTTCTCCTCGGCCGTCCACCTCCACGGAGGCCCGGCGCCTGTCCGGCGCTTGCTGCCCGAGCTCATCCAGCGCATCTACGACCGCTCGCTCGAGCCCGGCAAGGTCTTCGACCTGGAGCTCCCGCTCGAGCGGGCGGCCGACGGCTACCGCGCGATGGACGAGCGGCGCGCGATCAAGGTGCTGCTCCGGCCCTGA
- the rimP gene encoding ribosome maturation factor RimP: MRASWDDLARALGPVLAPLDLELFDVELHGRTLQVTVEGRAGLDLDTIAEASRAISRLLDARDELAPPGPYELEVTSPGLERRLRRPEHFARAVGEQVALRTVPGTPGERRVEGVLVAAGEEAVVVAGPAGERRLTYSEIERARTVFDWRSALRKERRAPARREAVGEAPSATGRRATTR, translated from the coding sequence GTGCGAGCGAGCTGGGACGATCTCGCCAGGGCGCTCGGCCCGGTGCTCGCGCCGCTCGACCTCGAGCTCTTCGACGTGGAGCTCCACGGCCGCACGCTGCAGGTCACCGTCGAGGGGCGCGCCGGGCTCGACCTCGACACCATCGCCGAGGCGTCCCGGGCGATCTCGCGTCTGCTCGACGCCCGGGACGAGCTCGCGCCGCCCGGGCCCTACGAGCTCGAGGTGACGAGCCCAGGCCTCGAGCGCCGGCTGCGCCGCCCCGAGCACTTCGCCCGGGCCGTCGGCGAGCAGGTCGCGCTGCGCACGGTCCCCGGCACACCCGGGGAGCGCCGCGTCGAGGGGGTGCTCGTGGCGGCCGGCGAGGAGGCGGTGGTCGTCGCCGGACCGGCCGGGGAGCGCCGCCTCACCTACAGCGAGATCGAGCGGGCGCGCACGGTGTTCGACTGGCGGTCGGCGCTTCGCAAGGAGCGCCGCGCCCCCGCGCGGCGAGAGGCGGTCGGCGAGGCGCCGTCCGCCACCGGGAGAAGGGCGACGACGAGATGA
- a CDS encoding nuclear transport factor 2 family protein, with protein MASDTLEVLAARLRDALVSHDLGRFGALLADDARWGDDEAAHPCRSREEVVATFRRAIDSGASGEVVGVRTGPGGILLELRVRWPPGAGRPDRDVFHLCRVREGRISEIEPFAERAAAQAALAAR; from the coding sequence GTGGCGAGCGACACCCTCGAGGTCCTGGCCGCGCGCCTGCGCGACGCCCTCGTGTCCCACGACCTCGGGCGCTTCGGTGCGCTCCTCGCCGACGACGCGCGCTGGGGCGACGACGAGGCGGCGCATCCGTGCCGCAGCCGGGAGGAGGTCGTCGCCACGTTCCGGCGCGCGATCGACAGCGGTGCGTCGGGCGAGGTGGTCGGGGTTCGGACCGGGCCGGGCGGGATCCTCCTCGAGCTGCGCGTGCGCTGGCCGCCGGGGGCGGGCCGTCCGGACCGGGACGTCTTCCACCTCTGCCGGGTGCGCGAGGGGCGGATCAGCGAGATCGAGCCCTTCGCCGAGCGAGCGGCCGCGCAGGCGGCCCTCGCGGCCCGGTGA
- the nusA gene encoding transcription termination factor NusA produces MSTNFEFLDALQQIARDKGIAVDTLLEALANALVAAYKRLPNAAEEAFVTIDSDSGEIRVYGQELDEEGNVVREWDDTPHDFGRIAAQAAKQVILQRIREAERDLKYEEYAGREGDIVTGIIQQSDNRYTLLDLGRVEALLPQAEQVPYERYEHGARLKAYIVEVRKTTKGPQIVVSRSHPGLIKRLFELEVPEISNGVVEIKACAREPGHRTKIAVWSNDPNVDPVGACVGARGARVRMVTNELRGEKVDIVPYSDDPAEFVARALQPARVKEVRLDEETGTATVIVHDYQLSLAIGKEGQNARLAARLTGWRIDIKSESQLAEEEAGLTADGWAEGEWVEGEAGEMVFQPAGGGPAVSMEQWVQAGGSPRAGDAGEAPAEPAAAETEAVVPGADEGAPS; encoded by the coding sequence ATGAGCACGAACTTCGAGTTCCTGGACGCGCTCCAGCAGATCGCGCGCGACAAGGGGATCGCCGTCGACACCCTCCTCGAGGCGCTCGCCAACGCGCTCGTGGCCGCCTACAAGCGCCTGCCGAACGCCGCGGAGGAGGCGTTCGTCACGATCGACTCCGACTCCGGGGAGATCCGCGTCTACGGCCAGGAGCTCGACGAGGAGGGCAACGTCGTGCGCGAGTGGGACGACACGCCCCACGACTTCGGCCGCATCGCCGCGCAGGCGGCCAAGCAGGTCATCCTCCAGCGCATCCGGGAAGCCGAGCGCGACCTCAAGTACGAGGAGTACGCCGGGCGCGAGGGCGACATCGTCACGGGGATCATCCAGCAGAGCGACAACCGCTACACCCTGCTCGACCTGGGCAGGGTGGAGGCACTCCTGCCGCAGGCGGAGCAGGTCCCCTACGAGCGCTACGAGCACGGCGCGCGCCTCAAGGCCTACATCGTCGAGGTCCGCAAGACGACGAAGGGCCCCCAGATCGTCGTCTCCCGCTCGCACCCGGGCCTCATCAAGCGGCTCTTCGAGCTCGAGGTGCCCGAGATCTCCAACGGCGTCGTGGAGATCAAGGCCTGCGCGCGCGAGCCCGGCCACCGAACGAAGATCGCGGTCTGGTCGAACGACCCGAACGTCGACCCGGTCGGGGCCTGCGTCGGGGCGCGCGGCGCGCGCGTCCGCATGGTGACGAACGAGCTGCGGGGCGAGAAGGTCGACATCGTGCCCTACTCCGACGACCCGGCCGAGTTCGTCGCCCGCGCCCTGCAGCCGGCGAGGGTGAAGGAGGTCCGCCTCGACGAGGAGACCGGGACGGCGACGGTGATCGTGCACGACTACCAGCTCTCCCTCGCGATCGGCAAGGAGGGCCAGAACGCGCGCCTCGCGGCGCGCCTCACCGGCTGGCGGATCGACATCAAGAGCGAGTCGCAGCTCGCCGAGGAGGAGGCGGGCCTCACCGCCGACGGCTGGGCCGAGGGCGAGTGGGTCGAGGGCGAGGCCGGCGAGATGGTCTTCCAGCCCGCGGGCGGCGGCCCCGCGGTCTCGATGGAGCAGTGGGTCCAAGCCGGCGGCTCGCCCCGCGCCGGCGACGCCGGGGAGGCGCCCGCCGAGCCGGCGGCGGCCGAGACCGAAGCGGTCGTGCCGGGTGCCGACGAAGGAGCGCCGTCGTAG